A section of the Malus sylvestris chromosome 17, drMalSylv7.2, whole genome shotgun sequence genome encodes:
- the LOC126610179 gene encoding uncharacterized protein LOC126610179 — protein MEDISPEVNAYLEETLASRYKDWKSALHKHFQLWESPEIARLQCCPLEYKEWREDWEWLCTHFTDPKFLKKSAAGKKARDSNTLLHHSGSKPFSYRVEARREEGSKFPQIDLFKHVYVHPNNENSDQLYGDMVEKSTAILQEATSQLPPETPIEDVIVPKDADVQIVTEVLDQKFGRRHGKVVRCTGKAGVRETGASSSRLSIREVNSLKEEVTTLRGQVAAQGDHIRAQDERMNMIVQALAMSGLQIPTMPAPNVAPPSTSQPFCPDDTE, from the exons ATGGAGGACATATCCCCTGAGGTCAATGCCTACTTAGAGGAGACCTTAGCAAGCCGATACAAAGATTGGAAGAGCGCTCTTCACAAGCATTTTCAGCTATGGGAATCTCCGGAGATTGCTCGCCTACAGTGTTGCCCACTCGAGTATAAAGAGTGGCGAGAGGATTGGGAGTGGCTCTGCACACATTTTACGGATCCAAAATTTTTG AAGAAATCTGCTGCTGGCAAGAAAGCTCGGGACTCAAATACACTTCTCCACCATTCTGGTTCGAAACCCTTTTCGTATAGGGTTGAGGCACGACGTGAg gagGGTTCTAAGTTCCCACAGATTGACCTGTTCAAGCATGTTTACGTTCATCCCAACAATGAGAACAGTGACCAACTTTAT GGTGATATGGTGGAAAAGAGCACTGCTATTCTCCAAGAAGCAACATCGCAGCTTCCCCCAGAGACCCCGATCGAGGACGTCATTGTACCCAAGGATGCAGATGTTCAGATTGTGACTGAGGTCCTAGATCAGAAGTTTGGTCGTCGTCATGGTAAGGTTGTTCGGTGTACGGGGAAGGCGGGGGTTCGTGAAACGGGTGCCTCTTCTTCCAGATTGTCCATAAGAGAGGTCAATTCCTTGAAGGAGGAAGTGACAACCCTAAGAGGTCAGGTTGCGGCCCAGGGCGACCACATTAGGGCCCAGGACGAGAGGATGAATATGATTGTTCAGGCCTTAGCGATGTCCGGCCTCCAAATCCCGACGATGCCAGCACCTAATGTTGCTCCACCTTCAACTTCCCAGCCATTTTGCCCAGACGATACCGAGTAA